The genomic DNA GCGGGCCGCCCTGCTCGCCGGGAAACACCGAGCGATCGATGGCGCGCATCAGGTCGCGTCGATGCGACAGGATCACCGCGCCGCGGGGGCCGAACAGCGTCTTGTGCGTCGTGAAGGTCACGACGTCGGCAATGCCCACCGGCGAGGGATAGGCGCCCGCGACGACGAGCCCGGCCGGATGCGAGATGTCCGCCATCAGCAGCGCGCCCACGTCGTCGGCGATGGCGCGGAAGCGCTCCCAGTCGGGCGCCCATGGGTACGAGGTATATCCGGCGATGATCAGCCGGGGGCGGGCGGCCTTTGCCCGCGCGGCGATGTCGTCGTAGTCGAGCTGCGCGTCGGGCCCCGAAATGCGATAGCTGGTCGACTTGAACCGCCGTCCCGAGCGGTTGACGGACGCTCCGTGGCTCAGGTGCCCGCCGTGGGCCAGGGCCAGACCCATGATGGTGTCTTCGGGGTCGAGCAGGGCTTCCTCGACGGCGTTGTTGGCCGCCGCGCCCGAGAGCGGCTGCACGTTGACCCACAGCCGGTCCGCGGACACACGGTCGTTGGCAAAGCGGTCGGCACAGCGGCGCTGCGCCAGCGCCTCCACCAGGTTGCTGAACTCATTGCCTTGGTAGTAGCGGCGATCGCCGTAGCGCCGGGTGCGGGCGAGCTGCCGGTCGAGGTCCGCCAGCGCTTCCTCCTGGTCGCGGATCATTGCGGCCGCCGCATAGCCCTCGGCGTAGATGCTGGTGAAGGGCGACGCCAGCGCGTCCCGCACCGGCTTGGGCGTGAGGCTTTCGGACGGGATCAGGATGAGCTTGTCGCGCTGGCGCGCATGCTCCCGCTCGATGAGGTCGCCCACCAGCGGGTCGACGTCGGCCACGGAGCGGTCGAGCGCAAGGTCGGCGTAGGTCCGGTCGAGGGACATCAGGGAATCCTTGAGATCAGCGGCATAAGCGTACGGCGGCTTAGCGAGCGCGACGAACGCCGCCGGCTATTCGACGACCCGGCGGCCTTCGCGGAGGGCTTTGGACCGAGCCTCCTGCATGGTCATGCGCACGCGGCCGCCGAAACGCTCATTGAGCCAGGGATCGCCGCGGACGTGATAGCCGCCCTTCTCCCAGAAGCCGGCCTCCTCGTGGTCCATGAACTCCAGGCCGCGCACCCACTTGGCGCTCTTCCAGAAGTACAGGCTCGGCAGCACCAGTCGCAGGGGTCCGCCGTGCTGTTGCGGCAGCGGGCCGCCGTCGTGGTTGATGGCAAACAGCACGTCGTCCTGGTCCAACTCGGCCAGGGTGACGTTGGTGGTGTAGCCGGGATCGGCGTGGATCATCACGTAGTCCGCGCCGGGAAGCGGCTTGATGCGCTTGAGCACCTCGCGCACGTGCACGCCTTCCCACAGGTTGTCGTAGCGGCTCCAGTGAGTGACGCAGTGGATATCCGAGGTGATCTCGGTGCGCGGCAGCGAGGTGAACTCGTCCCAGCTCCAACGCGCCTCTTCCTCCACCAGACCGGTCACGCGGAAGTCCCACAGGTTCATGTCGTAGGCGGCAGGCTCCTGGTAGTGCAGCACGGGCCATTTGGAGGTGAGCGTCTGGCCGGGTGGAAGGCGCGGCTCGCGCAACTCGGGCGGGCGCGGGCTGACGTCGGGCGTGTCCGGCGCCACGGCGGCGCGGGAGCCAAAGAGCCGGTCGAACATGGTCCGCTCCATGAGCAACGCGTATCTGTTACCCGATGGTACTGTTCAAGTCGTCCGGTGGTGCGTGGTATCACGCACACAAGCCTGCCGGAGGCGTGCGAGGTCTCAGCCGGCCGGGGTTCGGCTAGCGGTCCGCCTTGATGGCCGGCGCCCCTTCTGGAGTTGGGAGCATGGAACGCACCCCGAAGTCCAATCGAACTGGCGCCCAACCCTAGCGTCGCAGTCATCTCATGCTCGCGCGCCATCCGCTGGCAATGGTTCATGACCCGCAACAGACCCTCATCCCCAATCCGGAGGCCTGTGAAATGTGCCGCGATGGTCTGAAAGCTCTTGCGGGAACTGACACTCCGGCTAAAGCTCGTGATCAAGGGGGGCGTACGAAGTCGCGGCCTGCTGCAACCGGCGCCCCTTGCCGCCGTGCGGGTTGATCACGTGAACCGGGCGTCTAAATTCCTGGGTAACAACACGGATGGCCTCGACCAAGTCGGTGTCACCGGATAGAACGTAGGCGCTCTGAAAGTCGCGGCGGGCGGCGTCGAGGACCAGATGGACCGCCAGATTGACATCGGAGCCCTTCTCTTCAGTCCGAGACACGTAGGCGTGCCGTGAGCCTCTAGCCGGTGGGTTGACCAGTGGCATCCAACGCGGATGCCGCGAGAATCGACCCTTATGGATTGTGAGATTGTCGATAGTGCCAAGGGCTCGTTGGTACAGCTGCTGTCGAATCACCTTCGACTGATCGCCTCGGATATCTGCCGTGAAGTAGCGAATGCGATACAGATCTTCACCCGTACGAATGCTGCGTCTGCAAATCTCACGC from Chloroflexota bacterium includes the following:
- a CDS encoding sulfite oxidase-like oxidoreductase; the encoded protein is MFDRLFGSRAAVAPDTPDVSPRPPELREPRLPPGQTLTSKWPVLHYQEPAAYDMNLWDFRVTGLVEEEARWSWDEFTSLPRTEITSDIHCVTHWSRYDNLWEGVHVREVLKRIKPLPGADYVMIHADPGYTTNVTLAELDQDDVLFAINHDGGPLPQQHGGPLRLVLPSLYFWKSAKWVRGLEFMDHEEAGFWEKGGYHVRGDPWLNERFGGRVRMTMQEARSKALREGRRVVE
- a CDS encoding NYN domain-containing protein, with protein sequence MRANFYIDGVNLYYGALKSTPYRWLDLREICRRSIRTGEDLYRIRYFTADIRGDQSKVIRQQLYQRALGTIDNLTIHKGRFSRHPRWMPLVNPPARGSRHAYVSRTEEKGSDVNLAVHLVLDAARRDFQSAYVLSGDTDLVEAIRVVTQEFRRPVHVINPHGGKGRRLQQAATSYAPLDHEL